GAGCTGCTGAAACATCGAACGATACTCCGACCCTGCAGCAATGTTGACATCCACCTCACGGGTCTCAAGCTTCCACTCCTCCTTGTATTCGGTCATCGCCCTGATGATCTTTTCGCCCAATCGGGAGAGCTTCCGGTCTTCGCTGTCAATCTTTGCCTGGAGCCAGTCGCGCATCTCCCGTTCGCGATTGTCGCACGATTCAACCGTCAGCGACTGGTCGCCGAAAGCCTCCTGGCGCATGAGCTGGAGCAGGGGGAAACGTGCGGCAGCTTCGCCTCCCGCTTCATCGAGCAGCGCTGCAGTCTGTTGCTGCAATTCGGTGATGACGCTGATTTTCTGCTCTATTTTTGAGCGTTTATCTTTTCGGTCATCAAGCTGCTGCTCCGTCTCATGCAGCTTTTGTTCCACTGCGGCAAGTTGCTCGGTCAGGGTTTGCAGGATATTGGAGGTCGCTTCAAGGTCGCGTTTTTCTTTCTCCAGTCGGGCGATGGCAACGGCGAGTGGCTGCCAGTCGAGATCGCTGAAATCAGGATATTCGCCAAGCCTTGAGAGGATGGTCAGGCGCTCCTTGAGCGTTTTCTGCTCCTGCTGCAAAGTGCTGATGTGTCCCGCAAGTTTGGTCAGCTCGTTTTGCTGCTGCTTGCCCTTCTCTTCGAGGACGGCAATTTTGGCGGCATTGCTCCATCCGAGCACGTAGCGGCTGCGATCGTCGAGGCGGTGGCGGTCATCCTTTTCGTGCCGTTCACCGGGTGACTTGATCTGGCCTGCCTGGGTGATCGCTTTTTTCTCCCTCCGAAACTCCTCCTGACTCATGCAGCAGACCAGATCGAAACGATGGGCTACCTCCCGTTCGAGCCAGTCGAAATAAGGAGAATCGCCTTTGATGGCAAGCTTTCTGGCAAGTGAGGCCGGATGATCGGGTAACTGTTCGCTGCGAGAGAGTGGACGCACCCGAAAATAGACCAGCCTTCCTTTCAGATTGGTGCGTTCTACCCATTCGGCCACCTTCGGGTAGTGATGGTCGGGCACCAGCAGCGAGAGGCCGAAGTTGCGGAGCACCCGCTCAATGGCTCCTTCCCAGAGCTGCTCTCCCTCCTGAACCTGAAGCAACTCGCCGGCAAAGGGCATCTCAACCTCCGCGAGATTCAGCGCCTTGCAGAGCGAACGGCGCATGGCAATCTGTTTTTCATCAATATTGCTCATGCGCTCTTTCAGGCTCTTGATCTCTGCACTCAATAGCTCATGCTCCTGACGTCCCTGGGTAAAGAGAACTCCAGCCTCATTGAGATCGTTTTGCACCCGCACTTCAGCTTCGGCAGTTGCTTCGTGCATTGCTGCATGGCCGGCACGCTGCTGATAAAACTCCTCGGCGTTCGTTGCCGGATGCTCCCCAAGCTGGCTGGCAAGTTTTCCATATCGGGTTGCCTTCTGGTTGCGCCGTTCAAGCTCCTGCTGATGCTGCCGAATCTCAGCGGCGATACTTTCAATCCGGTCGCCTCCATTTTCAGCGATGGTTCGGCGCAGTTCACGGTCACGCCCCTGCAGGGTGCGCCGCTCCTCGTCGAGACGCTCGATGGTGATCTGGTGACGGTTCAGCTCCTCATGCAGCGAGACATGGCGTTTTTCGAGCAGTTCGAGTTTGAGGGAGGCGAACCAGGGGCGAAGGCTGTCGCGCGATGCCCGCAGCTCTTCGGCTCGCTCGGCCATGGTGTGGTGCGTATCGCAATCTGCCACCAGAGGGCCAAGCATCTCTATCTGCCGCTTTGCTTTGAGGACAGCTTCGTGCGCCCGGTTGAGATCTTCGAAATG
The DNA window shown above is from Pelodictyon phaeoclathratiforme BU-1 and carries:
- a CDS encoding ATP-binding protein, with the translated sequence MSESLEMGFVADDRLAGFRLQRLEIFNWGTFDGRVWTLKLGGKNALLTGDIGSGKSTLVDAVTTLLVPSQRIAYNKAAGADNRERTLRSYVLGYFKSERQENLGGGAKPVALRELNGYSVILGVFHNEGYDKTVTLAQIFWMKDAAQPARLYAACERDLSIAADFSAFGTEISTLRKRLRGAGVELFESFPPYGAWFRRRFGIENEQALELFHQTVSLKSVGNLTDFVRLHMLEPFTVEPRIAALIQHFEDLNRAHEAVLKAKRQIEMLGPLVADCDTHHTMAERAEELRASRDSLRPWFASLKLELLEKRHVSLHEELNRHQITIERLDEERRTLQGRDRELRRTIAENGGDRIESIAAEIRQHQQELERRNQKATRYGKLASQLGEHPATNAEEFYQQRAGHAAMHEATAEAEVRVQNDLNEAGVLFTQGRQEHELLSAEIKSLKERMSNIDEKQIAMRRSLCKALNLAEVEMPFAGELLQVQEGEQLWEGAIERVLRNFGLSLLVPDHHYPKVAEWVERTNLKGRLVYFRVRPLSRSEQLPDHPASLARKLAIKGDSPYFDWLEREVAHRFDLVCCMSQEEFRREKKAITQAGQIKSPGERHEKDDRHRLDDRSRYVLGWSNAAKIAVLEEKGKQQQNELTKLAGHISTLQQEQKTLKERLTILSRLGEYPDFSDLDWQPLAVAIARLEKEKRDLEATSNILQTLTEQLAAVEQKLHETEQQLDDRKDKRSKIEQKISVITELQQQTAALLDEAGGEAAARFPLLQLMRQEAFGDQSLTVESCDNREREMRDWLQAKIDSEDRKLSRLGEKIIRAMTEYKEEWKLETREVDVNIAAGSEYRSMFQQLQADDLPRFEGRFKDLLNENTIREVANFQSQLARERETIKERITRLNESLTQIDFNPGRYITLEAQLNLDADIRDFQSELRACTEGTLTGSDDAQYSEAKFLQVRRIIDRFRGREAYADLDRRWTAKVTDVRNWFVFAASERWREDDSEHEHYADSGGKSGGQKEKLAYTVLAASLAYQFGLEWGAVRSRSFRFVVIDEAFGRGSDESAQYGLQLFAQLNLQLLIVTPLQKIHIIEPFVSSVGFVHNQEGRCSVLRNLTIEEYRAEKERSVE